Sequence from the Spirochaetota bacterium genome:
TCGAACTTGCGCACCGCGAAGTAGCTTTCCCCCGTCCAATACAGCGCGTTTTCGGTGAAATTGCTTTCGGGGAAATCCCGCATGAAGCGGCTGAAATAGGATACCGCGGAATCGTAGTCCCCCCTTCGGAATGAACTTAGACCGGTTGAATACAACTGGTTGCGGAAGGATTCGCGCACGTCTCCCGTATACTGGCTCACGGGTCCGTAATATTTCAGGAAATACTCATAGGTATCGAACGCGTCATTGGCAGCTCCCAACCTGCTGTATGCCCTCGCCTTGCCCACGATCGCGTCCTCGTTGCTGCCGTGTTCGGTGAGTGAGAGGTCGAACATGCGTTTCGAACGCCGGTAATCGCCCAGTTTCAGGTACGTATGCCCGAGTTCCGAATAGATGCGGCTGCGCATCTCGTTGTTGAAGTTCTGATCAAGAAGGCTCAGGAGCTGATGCACCCCTTCCTCGGAATACTGCTTGAGCACATTGATGCGCGCAAGCCTGATAAGCACTTCCTTCCTGGTGTCCTCGGTGAGATACTTGCTGTTATTCTTGATGATATAGGAGTACTTGAGATACGCGAGCCGATTGAGCCCGATCTTTTCATACGCCATCCCTATCTGGTAAAAGGTCTCGGGGATGACCCGGGAACCGGGATACTTGACGATAACCTTTGTCAGCAGGTTGATGGCCTGGTTGACCGATTCCTTGTCGCCGCGCTGGGATATTTCCTGCGCCTCGGCGAGCATTTCCCCCGCCTCCCGCTCCGGCCTCACACTGTAATCATAATAGATAAAAAGCCCGATGCCGAGCAGAACCAGCACTGTACCAAGGATCGTCGTTTTCACCTTCATTGCGTATCTCCTATCCAAATAGACTCGCCCGCGACGGGCGATTTGCAAGAACATTTTGAATCAAATCATTGCGACGCATCCGGCGGCAGAGCCGCCGGATCATTTCACCCGCGAAATAGCCATATCCCGCCAGAAGCGCGCTTCGTCGGGAAAATACCGGGAGACATCCGGATTGACGAGGTACCTGATGGACCTCTCGTATTCCCCGAGCTCGATGTATGACCTGCCTATAAAAAGCCTGGCCTTCGCCGCCTTATAGGGATCCGAGGTCTCGCGCACGAACTGCTTGAGGCGCGCGGCGGTAAACCGATATTCCCCCTTGAAAAAACCAGTCTTCAATATCTCATCGAGCGTATCGGCGGCGGGCTCGGGAACGTTCTTTTGCCTTCTCTCTTCGACGGGCGGAAGTATCTTTTCCGGGACCCTTTTATCGACCCCCTTTTCCTCGACCCGGGTCACGATTTCGGGCTGCTTTTCACCGCGGGGCACGATCGTTATCGGCATGATGGTGCAGTTTACGCCTTCCTTCAGGGTATTGTCGATGGTACCGTCTTCCATTCTTACGAGCACCGCGTAATAATAGCCCCCCGGCGGGGGTGTCTCATCGACGTAGAAATTGGTATCCGGTTTTACCGCGCCCAGAAGCACGGCCAGGGCGAGCCTTTGCGGATCCACGACGGGTTTGTCGGAACGGTACACCAGGTATTCGGAAGCTCCCGCGCCGATCCCGTCCCATGTCAGTTTCACGCGGCCCGTATCCTGGGTCGCCGCGCGAAGGCTGGAAACGGTCGCCTGGGACCTGAACCCGATATACACCCCGCCGGTCGTATAACTCTGGTCCGGGATGAGCTGCAGATCCTCATTCCCGGAGATGTCTTTCGTCGTTACCGCGAAGAAATAGGTCCCCGAGCGGGTGATGGTCCGATCGATCCAGCTCTCGCGCTTATCCGGTATCACGGCGATCTTCTCCGCGCTGCGTATCTTGTCGGGTGCGGTGAGCGATTCGTTCCAGCGGTACACGGAGTAGATGATGTCGGGCTTGTCGACGCCCCTCCAGGTGACCATTACCTGCGACTTATTGACCACCTGGGCGTGGATCAGGGTCACCTGGTCGGGTGTAAGGCGCATCGGAACGGGAACAAGCTCCCGTTCGACGATCACCGGCTGGGTGGTGAAATTGACGTCCGGGTAAACGTCGACATTGCGGTTCATCACCCTGTCCTTCGACAGGACCACGTAGTAATATTCTCCCGGCTGAAGGTTCGAGTCGATGACGGTCGTATCGGCCCCCGGGGCCACCACTTTTATCGAGATGGCCGCGAGCGCCTTGTCCCGGGTATCCGGCACCGTGGAGGAACGTCCCACGATGAATTCTTCCGTAGCGTCGGGGTCGGCCTCCCAGCTGATCCGGATAGCCCCCTTGATATTGGGTATGAGCTGGGCCCTTATGCTCGTGACGATCTGTGGAGGAAATTCGCGGCGCTGCTTCTTCTCGGCTTCCTTTATCTCCAGGGGTGTCTTGGGGGTCGTTTCCTCGTCCAGGAGAAACTTGGCATGCGCCTGGCCGCCATAGAGGAGTCCCAATGCCAGTATGGCATAGAATAACAGCCGGTTTCTTTTTGTAAAAGCGGGCATTCGCATCCTGGCTCTGAGCAGAGATAGTACTCGGTATTATTTTCGGCCTCTGGACCCTCCGTCTTGACCATTATTTCCCAACCAGGCGGGGCTCGTGGCCCGGTCCCGGGCGCCTCCTGAGGTCCTTTTCGCTGCCCCGATTAAAATAACATTGACAAATAAGGACCTCGTATGTATCAACCGTGATATGATCACATGTAGTAGTACCGCGCGTGAGCATGAAAATCACGCCACGACACTTGCAAAGCAGATGGGGGATAAATCTCTTCTATGGTTGAGGAGACGGGATCGGACAAGGGGTATCTTATTATCAGGCGCACGGAAAAAGGAAAATCGGTTTTCGCGCGCAAACAATTCGCCCAGGGCGAGTACATCGTAGCGTTCAGGGGCAAGCGCTATACCAGGGAAGAATACAAAGAAAAGCTCAATCCACGCAACAACCACTTTTTACAGGTGGGACAGGATGTGTTCCTGGGGCCCACCCGCACCGCGGACAACTACGTTAATCATTCCTGCGACCCGAATTGCGGCCTGCGGATTGAGAATGACCGCGTGAACCTCTATTCCATTCGGGAAATCCGGGAGGGGGAAGAGATCACGTTCGATTATTCCACGTCCATGGATGAGGACTACTGGGAGATGGATTGCAATTGCGGGAGTGCCCTGTGCCGGAGGCGCGTACGTGACTTCAAGTACCTGCCGGCCGACGTGCGGGACAGGTATGTGCGATTGGGAATCGTTCCCGACTTCATCAGGGCTTCCTGCGCCGGCAAGGCATAGGACGCGATGGAACCACTTCGCGAAGGCCGCGTACCGACTATCCGGGAATGCGACGCCCTCATCGCGCGATACCGCATGCTTCCGAATATTCTGGGGCATTCAAGGCAGGTTATGCGGGTCTCGCTGGCAATCGCGGACAATCTCAAGGAAGGAATCGCCGTCGATCGCGCGCTGGTGGCCGCGTCCGCGCTGCTCCATGACATCACCAAGACCCGCTCGATCGAGACCCGGGAGCGGCACGACGAGACCGGGGCGGCCCTGCTGCGGGAGCTCGGGTTCCCGCGGGTGGCGGCGATCGTGGAACAGCACGTGGTCTTCCAGGGCTTCGATCCCGGCGGGCGCGTCGAGGAGCGGGAAATCGTGTATTACGCCGACAAGCGCGTGATGCACGAGAATATCGTTACTATTGAAGAGCGTGTACGCGACCTCGTGGAGCGCTACGGAAAGACCCAGGAAATAGTCGAGCTCATCACGAGCAACAGGGAGATGGTCCTCCGCCTGGAGGCGAAACTGGAGGGCGCGATGCGCGTCTCTATGGACGAGGCTATCGGCACAGCACCTGCCGTTGTTCCGGGCGCCCCGGATTATCCGTAAAATCCCCATGAAACGCTACTGCATACTCGACTGTTACGTGGACGAGCCCGCGTGTTTCGGCGTGCCGCCGTTCGTGTCACCATACCCGCGCTATCTCTACGGGGCGCTCCTTACCGCGGGCGCCGCGGACGAGGATATCGATTACCTGACCATCGAGACCCTGCGATCGCGGAGGTATGAGCTGGCGACCGGTTACGAGATGGTGTTCCTCATTGGCGGGGCGGTCGTTCCGGGGAAATACCTGGGACACAAAATTGGAACGACGCCCGAGATACGGGATCTCGTGGCCGCGAACGCACGCCGGCATTTTGCGATTGGCGGAATGGTGGGACACCTGCTCGCCGGGTCCGCGGCGCCCAACCTGACCCCCGTGAAATACGATATCGAAAAATTCGCGTTCGGCTGGCACCGGGGGGAGCCTCGCGACGAGTGCCGCACCTACGGCGAGCTTGCGCGCTGGGCGGCCGAGGGTGCGGCCTTGTGCCGGCGGCACCCGGACTTCCCCCGCCTTATCTGCGAAATCGAGACGGCGCGCGGCTGTCCCCGGCTCCAGCACTGCTCCTTCTGCGCGGAGGGACTCACCCACGGTGTCGAGTTCCGGGACGAGGGCGACATTCTCCGCGAGGTGGACGCGCTCATCGCGGCGGGTATATCGCGGTTCAGGCTGGGGCGGCAGGCCGATATTCTCCAATATAAGTCAAGCATGGCGGATTTCAGGAACGGCTTCCCCCGCCCCCGCGTGGAACCCATCCGCGCGCTCTTCGGGGAGCTCCGCGCACGGCGCGACGCCGGCCTCATCACGACGCTCAACATTGATAACGGGAACCCGGGCACGATCGCCGCGTTCCCGGAGGAATCGGAACTGATTTTAGGTGAGATCGTATCGGCCCTCACGCCGGGCGATACGCTCGCCCTGGGCGTCGAGTCGCTGGATCCCGGGGTCATCGCGAAGAACAACCTCAAGGTCGACGCCGATACGCTCGTGCACGTGGTGCGCATGGTGAACGAGGCGGGCGGGGGGCGCGTGGGGGGAATTCCCGTGCTCCTGCCGGGTGTGAACCTGATCCACGGCCTTCCGGGCGAGACGGCGGAAACATTCAGGATCAATTTCGAAGGACTGCGCAGGATAATGGACGAGGGTTTGCTTTTAAAGCGGATCAATATCCGGAGCCTGCTTCCCTTCCCCGGCACGGTGCTTTATTCGAGGAGTTTCGAGCCCTCACCGGCGATTGAAAAGCGGTACGAGTACTATAAGGGCCGGATCAGGGATGAGATCGACCATGCCATGCTGAAGGCGATATACCCGGCGGGGACGGTGCTGAAGGACCTGTTCGTGATGGACCGGCAGTTCGAGTACGCCCTCGCCCGTCCCATCGCGAGCTACGCCATTACGGCAAAGCTCCACTCGCCCCTGGAGAGGGGCGCGAGAACGGACGCGATGGTTATCGGTCACCGGGAGCGCTCGCTGTCCGCGCTCACCCTTCCGGTGGAATTGAACGCGCTCCCGCTCAAAGCCCTGGAGCTGATTCCGGGAATAGGCAGGAAACGCGCGCAGGACATCGTGCTCGCACGCCCCTTCGCACGCGGGGCCGATATCATGGATATGCTCAAGGATGTCCCTGAAGGAATTCGGAAGGAATTATTGCGCGGCGCATGAGGGCGCGGTCCGTATGAAGGCGCGGATATATATCCGCGCCTTCATACGGACCGGTTCCAGTCAATATTTCTTGCGCGCCTTGTTGTGGTTCAGCCGGTTCATGACGAACAGCGCGATGAAGCCGCCGATAAAACCGGCGATGAGGTTGACCGAATGCGGCCCCCGCTCCCCGATGAGTATCTGTAGGAATATTTTGACATACGGGGTCAGCCGGTCGAGCAGTATTCCCCCTATGAGCGCACCGATCACCCCGACCACCAGCGCGCCGATATATCCGCCCAGGAGATCGCGGTTTTTCACGTGATAGAAAATCCAGGCCACGAGCGCCCCCAGACCTATGTACAGCCCGGTATCGAGCACCTTCTGCAAAAATTTGAGTATTTCTTCGCCCATTCCAACCCCCGAAACTCAATCTGATGATTTGGGACCGATACGACCCGCCTGTTACACGATATTCCCCTGAATCGGTAAATCCCCCCGCGACCCGCGCCCTCTGTATTTAGTTATATATGCGCCTGACCCCCGCATTCCGGACCCGTTCCCCCTGGATAATTATCGGCAGGCGGGCGCCGATAAACGACCCGGTGGAAGGACGCGTCAATCCTCGTCCACAAAGAAAAGCTCCCCCTTCCCGCGGCGGACGATTCTCATGTCCCCCTCCGAGAAATCGACTATCGTGGACGGCTCCGATAGCCGCGGGCCGCAGTCCATCACCAGGTCCACCTCGTTGCGGTAGACGCGCTCAAGATCGGCGGGCTCCACGATGTAGCTCCCCGCGACGGTATTCACGCTCGCGGTGATGATGGGCCTTCCCAGGGCGCGCACGAGCTCGAGTGCAACCTCGTTGGCCGGGATGCGCACGCCGATAGTTTTCTGATTGGTGATCGCGACCTTGGGAACAAGCTTCGAGGCCTTGAAAATGAAGGTATAGGGTCCCGGGAACGCCTTTTTCATGATCTTGAACGCCTGGTCCGAGATGTTGCGGACATACTCGTGCAGCCCGCCCACATTGGAGAACACGAAGCTGAGGGGCTTGTTTTTCGGAATTTTCTTGAGCCAGTAAATCCGCTCGATGGCCCGTTTATCGGCCATGTCGCAGCCGTAGGCGTACACGGTATCGGTGGGGTAAATGATCACGCCCCCCTGCTCCAGGATATCCTTCGCCTTCATGATGAGGCGTTTCTGGATGTGCTGTTCGTTGATGACGAATATCATGGTCTCATGCCGTGCGCGCCCCTTCCCGCCTTGTCCCGCCGGCCCGCTCCCCCGGCGTGGATAAAAAAGGCTTTTGCAAGAGATCGTCTTGCAAAAGCCTTCAACCTGGTAAATACATTCTGGGAGTGTAATGTATTATCAATCACTTGCAATATCGGCACATGGCCGTACGGCTTTACTTTTTTTTGGTGGAAATATTACGTCCCCGCGCGGAGGATGCTTCCTCGGGGCCGGCGCGTTTGAAATCCCGGCGCCGAAGAGATATATTTCCATTGTGCGCCCCGGCGGGGGCGCCGCCAGGAGCGGGAGCGGATGTCGGAAATAGAGCTTAAAATAAAGAGCCGCGATCTCGATACGCTCATAAAGATAATTTCGTCGATAAACCCGTCCGCGGAAATCGACCTTATCCGGCGCGCGTACGAGTACGCCCAGAACTCGCACAAGGATCAGGTGCGGCTGTCCGGCGAGCCCTTCATCATACATCCCCTCGAGGTGGCCATCATCCTCGCGAACCTCAAGCTGGATACGACGACCATCGCCGCCGCGCTGCTGCACGACGTGGTGGAGGACACCGAGGTCTCGCTCGAGATCCTGACCGAGCGCTTTGGCGAGGAGGTCGCGCTGCTCGTGGACGGGGTCACCAAGATATCGACCCTGAAAAAAAAGACCCGGTATAAGGAGGAAGTGAACAGCCTCCGCAAGATGCTCCTGGCGACAATCAAGGACGTGCGCGTGATCCTCATCAAGCTCGCGGACAAGCTCCACAACATGCGCACCATCATGTTCCAGCCCGAGTCGAAGCAGCGCATCATCGCGCGCGACGTGATGGATATCTATGCCCCGCTTGCCGGGAGGCTGGGCATTTCGCAGATGCGCGCGGACCTGGAGGATCTGGCCTTCCACGTCCTGCACCACGACGAGTACCACGAAATCGCGAACAAGGTTGCGCTGCGCAAGCACGAGATCGAGGATTTCATCGAGGACATCCGCTTCATCCTGTACCAGCAGCTGGAGCGGCTCAACGTGGGCGCGGAGATAACCGGGCGGGCGAAGCATTTCTACTCGATCTACCGGAAGATGCAGAACCAGAACAAGCCGTTCGAGGAGATCTTCGACATACGCGCGATCCGCATCATCACCGCGGAAGTGAAGGACTGCTACGGAATCCTGGGAATCATACACACCCTGTGGTCTCCGATCACCTCGCGCTTCAAGGACTACGTGGCCGTGCCGAAATCGAACATGTACCAGTCGCTGCACACCACCGTGATAGGGCCGGACGGCCTGCCGCTCGAATTCCAGATCCGCACGTGGGAGATGCACGCCACGGCCGAAATGGGGATCGCGGCGCACTGGCTCTACAAGGAAGGGACCACGAGCGCGCGCCGGGAGCATATCAACGTCTCGCTCCTCACCAGGCTTCGCAAGCTCGACTACGAGTCCCAGGAGTCCGGGTCAAGCCGCGAATTCATGAAAGAGCTCAAGATGGACCTCTACGAGGACGAGATCTTCGTGTTCACCCCCAAGGGAAAAATCGTGAAACTCGCCAAGGGCTCGACGCCGGTGGACTTCGCCTACGCGATCCATACCGAGGTGGGAAACCAGTGCGTGGGGGCGCGCATCAACAACCAGATGCTTCCCCTGAAAACCGAGCTCAAGAGCGGCGACATCGTGGATATCATCACGAGCAAGAAGGGTCACCCCTCCGAGGCGTGGCTCAAGTTCGTGAAATCGTCCAACGCGCGCTACAAGATCCGCGCGTGGCAGCGGCGCGAGACGGACTTCGATCGCAAGGAGCACGAGGCGCCCCCCAAACCGGCGGAGGAAGAGAAGAAGAAGCCCGAGAAAACGGCCGAGGTCTCCATTCCCGAGGCCGAGCTCATCAAGATAAAGAACATCGCCAGGCAGAAGCGCAGCTCCCTGAGCATAGACGGAACCTCGAATGTCCTCATCAAGCTCTCGCAATGCTGCCAGCCCATACCGGGCGACGATGTCGTGGGTTTCATCACTAGGGGCCGCGGTATCACCGTTCATAAGAAGAATTGCCCCTCACTCGCCCGGCTCAGCATCGAACGGGAGCGGTTCATCAACATCGTATGGGAAGGCTCGGGGAACACCTACCCCGTCAAGATCGCGATCCACGGCATAGACCGGCAGAATTTGCTGAAAGACATCGCGGACGAGATTGCCGCGTGCAAGACCAATATACTCAAATTCGAGGCGAGCATCGTCTCGAAGGACAGCGCCGAATTCAAGCTCATCCTCGAGGTGAAGAGCATGGGCCACCTCAAGGAGGTCGTAACCCGGTTGAAGCGCATCAAGAACATCACCAACGTGTACAAGCTGAACGAAAAGGTTCTCATCAAGCAGCCATGAGGGTCATCCTGGGCTCATCGTCGCCGCGAAGGCGCGCCCTCCTGAACGAACTGGGGATCGGGTTCGATACGCTTTCTCCGGATGCGGACGAGACCGCGCTCCCCGGGGAAACGCCCCGCGATTACGCCGTTCGCGTCGCGCGCGCGAAGGCGGAATCGGCGCTCACAATACCCGATACCGGGCGGGAACCGGCGCTCCTGATAGCCTGCGACACGATCGTGACGATCGACGGCGTCATCATCGGGAAGCCTGCTGACCGCGGGGACGCGCTGCGCATACTGGGCATGCTCGCCGGGAAAACCCATTCGGTGATAAGCGCGGTGGCGCTGGTCCGCGTGAACGGCCTTACGGAACTGCGCACCGGCGCCGAGGAATCACGCATCACCTTCAAGCCGCTCGGGCGGGAGGGCCTGGAGGCCTACCTGGACTCCATCCACTACATGGACAAGGCCGGGGCATACGCCGCGCAGGAGCATGGGAGGCATATTATAGAGAGAATCGAGGGTTCGGTCACGAACGTGATAGGTTTCCCCCTGCGCCTGTTTTTCCGCATGCTCGCGGAGATGGGCGTCGCCGATGCGCTTTTGTCCCCTTCCCTGAAATACCACCCCGCACACCGGGCGTGAATTCGTGCCTCTCCTGCCGGGAACCGTGCAACCTTCCGCGTGTAAATTTATTGACGGCCCCCGGCCGGATGCGGTATGTTTCGTATGTTCAGCGCGCAATCGAGGAAGGAATATTACAAATTGAAGCCAGGTGGGGCATATGTCCAATAGAAAGAAATACGTGGTCGATAAAAAATTCCAGCTGAAGACCGTTTTTTCCATCCTGGGGATGATCGTATTTGCCGGGGTCCTCATCATGACGGCAATAGGCGTCACTATCGCCTTCAATAACGAGCGGCTTAATAACGTGATCGTGATCCACAGCAATGTCGTCGATGCGCTCATCACCTATGCGCAGGACGCCCCCGCCGCGGGAGACAATCCCGCGATAAAGAACGCCTCGAAGATTCATGCGCAAAATATCGATACCATAAACAAGATTCTTTTCAGAAATAACCTTATGCTGCTCGTGATAATCGCCGTCATCTTCGCCCTGACCCTAATGACCTTTTTCATGCTCATTCGCATGACCCATCGCATCTCCGGCCCCGCGATGGTGATTTCCGACCATATCCGAACCATAATTGCCGGTAAATACCCGAATGTGAGGCCCCTGCGCGAGGACGACGAGCTGCAGGAGCTCAATGGTCTCGTCAAGGAGATGGTGGAGAAGCTCAAGGAAAGACAGGGGTAGCAGGGCTCACCCGGCGGAATCCATCGCCCGCGGGACGGCAAAAATCTTCTTGAAAAATATCGGACCCTCGAATAGGAAGTCATCTGTCGCCATGCGGGCGTAATTCAGTGGTAGAATGTCAGCTTCCCAAGCTGAACGTCGTGGGTTCGAGTCCCATCGCCCGCTCATAATGATTCAATTCAGGCATACCCAATGAAGACACTCGGAAAAAAACTGGAAGCCGGCGGGGTGCTGGCGGCAATAGGCAACACCCCCCTCATTAAAATGCGCAACATCTCGCCGGGGAACGCCGTCCGGATCCTCGCCAAGTTCGAGGGCGCCAATCCCGGGGGCTCCATCAAGGACCGTCCCGCGCTCTACATGCTCCGGCACGCGATAGAGAGCGGGGAGCTCACCCCGGACAAGGTCATCCTGGAGCCCACGAGCGGGAACACCGGCATAGGGCTCGCGATGGTGGGTGTCGCGCTGGGATACAAGGTCAAGCTCTGCATGCCGCAATGCGTAAGCATGGAGCGCAGGAGCACGCTGGAGGCGTTCGGGGCCGAGCTGGTCCTCACCCCCGGATGCGAGGGCACCGACGGCGCGATCATCAAGGCGCGCGAAATGCTCGCGGAAAACCCTTCGATCTACTATATGCCCGACCAGTTCTCCAACCCGCAGAACATACTGTCTCATTACGAGACCACCGCGGCCGAGATAATCGAACAGACGGGCGGCAGCATCGCCGCCTTTGTCGCGGGGCTGGGAACCACGGGCACCATCATGGGGATTTCGCGGCGACTACGCGAGTTCAATCCCGATATACGGATCTTCGCCGTCGAACCGGTTTTAGGCCACACGATCCAGGGACTCAAGAACATGAGCGAGAGCATCGTGCCCGCCATCTACGAGCCGTCGGCGATCGACGAGATCATCACGGTGGGCGACGAGGAGGCGTTTGGCGCCTGCCGCGATCTCGCGGCGCGCGAGGGTCTGTTCTGCGGCATGTCAAGCGGTGCGGCGCTGGCGGGGGCGCTCAGGGTGGCGCGCAAATTCACGAGCGGGAACGTCGTCACCGTGTTCCCGGATCGCGGGGACCGCTACCTGTCCACTTCGCTCTACAAGTCGATCTGCGCGAAATGCCCGCCTTAAGCTTTGCTGTCTTTGTCACGCCCTGAGAAACTTATAGTTTTCACCCGGAGAAGGATATTCACATTCTTAAAAGTGGAGTGCGATTGAATCGTGCTCCGGAGAGAATAGGCGTGGATGGGCGCACCTCGCCCCTGATGTGGCGTGCGTGCGGAGGTGTGATGCTTAATGCGAGGGCGTGCGGCGGAGTATTTTGGTGGGTGAGGCTCTTGTAGGGTGGTTTTCGGTGTCTCCCCAGTAGAATTCCCAGCACAAAATGCCCCCTGCGCTCCTCCTGCCGATGGCATACTGGGGGAGCCGAACATAATTATGCCTTCCGGCTGAATCGTGCAGCAGCTCGTGCAGGTAGCGCTTCGTCGCGATGGCTACCAGATGCGAGACCGAGAACCGGCTCAACTTACGGAAATCCGAAGCGAACTCATTCTCGTTCTTCCTGAAGCGAATAGGAAAGCAATGCCACCTCTTCCTGGGGTCACGAGGCTGATACCTCACCAAAGTAAACCCTCCCTGAAACCGATCAATATCGCGCAGAACGCGCTTCAGAAGCATGATGACGACAGCCTGGCGGCTTGTTTTGAGCTTTGCCGCGGCAAGGGCAATATTCACGTAGACGATGTGGCTCATGTTTATAGAAGTGCGAAGCATTCCGTATCCTCCGGGACAAAACTGAGCGTCCAAAGTGAATACGAATGGGGAATGGAAAATATGAACGGTTTCCTGCGCCCCATGTCAATTACCGAAAATTAATTCACATCGACGGGGCACCCTCATGAAAGACAAAACTGATTGTACTTTTGCCCCCGCCGCCCTACCCTTGTCCGTCGCGCGAGTCTACGACGGCAGGCCAAAAGATGACGAAACCGGACCCAGCACCCCCATCGGATCGCTCGACCGTAAAGATACCCCTGCTCTTTATGCTCTATCTGTCCCAGGGACTTCCCTTCGGGTTTCAGACCATCGCGCTTCCCCTTTACCTCCGCGCCGAGGGCGTTTCGCTTGCGTCGATAGGGCTCGCGGGCGCACTCTCGCTCCCCTGGATGCTCAAGGCGATCTGGGCGCCGCTCGTGGACCGGTGGAGCATTCCCGGCCTTGGCCGCAGAAGGTCATGGATTCTTCCCATGCAGGCCTTCATGATCGCGGCGATGCTCTCCGGCGCCTGGGCCGATCCCTCCACAAACCTGGGTTTTCTCCTCGCATGCGTTTTCCTCATGAACCTGTTCGCCGCCACGCAGGATATCGCGGTGGACGGCCTTGCCGTCGATATCCTGGGAGCGAAAGTCCTTGGTCACGGAAACGCGGCGCAGGTCGTGGGATACAAGGCCGGGATGCTCCTCTCCGGCGGGCTGCTGGTGTGGCTCTCCTCGTACTATGGGTGGCGGGGCCTTTTCATGCTCATGGCCGCGGTGGCGCTCATCCCCT
This genomic interval carries:
- a CDS encoding cysteine synthase family protein, yielding MKTLGKKLEAGGVLAAIGNTPLIKMRNISPGNAVRILAKFEGANPGGSIKDRPALYMLRHAIESGELTPDKVILEPTSGNTGIGLAMVGVALGYKVKLCMPQCVSMERRSTLEAFGAELVLTPGCEGTDGAIIKAREMLAENPSIYYMPDQFSNPQNILSHYETTAAEIIEQTGGSIAAFVAGLGTTGTIMGISRRLREFNPDIRIFAVEPVLGHTIQGLKNMSESIVPAIYEPSAIDEIITVGDEEAFGACRDLAAREGLFCGMSSGAALAGALRVARKFTSGNVVTVFPDRGDRYLSTSLYKSICAKCPP